Below is a window of Salvelinus alpinus chromosome 5, SLU_Salpinus.1, whole genome shotgun sequence DNA.
gtagtgacAGCAGAGTCCCCACTGTCCCCAGTCCTCTGTGGGGGTATGAGCCTGGAGGTGTGCGGACTCTCCCCCTGGACCTGCCTCCCCACCATCCcctccctgacctctaaccctgtctgaaGCAGGAAGCGGTCGATGCGGCTCTTCAGGTGGGGGTTGGGGAGGGCCTGTGCCTCAGGGATGAAGGGTACACCGGTGAAGGGGTCGTTGGGGACACGACCCCAGGTAGCCTCCCTCCTCTGGTACTCTTCCAGAGTGGAGCTGTCCACAGACACTCCGCTGGGCAGCAGCATAGGGAGCAGCATCACTTCCTGGGTCAGGGGGTCCAGGAAATCCTCAGGGACCTGCAGGaggctgggaggggggttggaccGAGAAAAATACAGAACATTATTATCGTCCCAGAGATCGTGCCTTTGGCTTGAGGACCAGAATTACAATTCACCTTGCATCATATATTGTGTTGAAAACAGTCAGCATTTAATACACACTTTACCTAGTTGCTGTTGTCGTCTGTGACAGTGGCTGTGGTTGAACGACAGGTGAAGGCTGCGCTGATGCCAAGTGGCTAAGCTGTGGCGCTGGTCTCAGGGTAGCATTCTCATGTGCTATTCTCACCCTCTCCGCCTCCTCTGGAGGACAGCAGCGAGAAGGCAGCCCCCACACTGCCAGTGCCTTGAGCCCCATCGCGGAGGCACCCGCACCGTACGGCACTGACACACGGAGCTGCTTCACAGAGCCTAGTGAGAGCGGCCCCCTGCTCCACAGCTCCTCTTGTCTACACCCCTCTCGGGGGGGCGGTGgcagggaggggaagggagggcgCGGGCGGAAACAGGGATGGGAGAAACTGACATGGGTCTCTTCTCTTAGTTCACAGCGTCCCACTAGACGGAAATCCCCCTGGCTGGTGTCTGTGTGACTCTGAGTTTGGCCACGTTGGGCCCATTGCTGGCTCTTCTCCTGGCCTTGTTGGCTCCATTGTTGGGCCTGGAGGCTCCATTGGTGGCCTTTGAATTGGGCCTTGGCTTGGTCCCATTGCTGGCCCTTCTCTTGGCCTTGTTGGACCTGACTTTGGCCCTGCTCTAGGCTGTGGTTGTGAGGGAGTGGGGGATCAGAGCTGGTGCTGATCTCCAGCCTCTTGCAGGCCTGTCCACGGTCCATCCCCCAGGGCCACAGCTCCACATCCACCCGACACACTTCCACCTGGAAACCAAACTGCAGTGTCACCTAGGGTCAGATAAAGGGAAgattagacagacacacacccaaaATGACCACTTCTCTAGAACGAGATGAAGAATAGAACAGTGATGTCATAAGATTAATCTCTAAATATTCTAGAGCGTCAGCTCACCTGAACGGGTGGCCGAAGGAAGTACTCCAGCTTAAAACCCCGCCTCCGGACTGCTGGGTCAGCCGATAGGAGGTTGGTGACGTCATACCCATCTGCACACAGCTAGATGAGGGAGAGCgggaaaagaagagaggagagagaggggtgaagagtgaggaaggggagagggatggaaaggaggaggagagagagcggtaggGTCAAAGAGAGAAGTTATGAGGGGTAAAGTGAGGTAAGGGAAAGAGGAGACAGGAAGGGCaaaaaggagaggtggagaatgaaaggagagagggagaggtaaaaGAGGAGAGTGAAAAGGATGAAGAGTCACTCCCAGAACAATAATAAGGACTAGCCAAGAGAGTTTCATTCAGCCTATAATACAAAGCGAGGAACAGAGCAAGGTCAGCTGTGATTCAACCTCCCACACTTGCCCCTCTCCTTCCAACCTCTTCCTCTCATTCTAGCGCacatctctcaccctagctcttTTTCCTCCTCTCCATAAAACCCAGAAGACAGAACATGACCACAGATGTATTAAAGAAGGACAAGAGGGTGAGACGAGACAAAAATAAAAAGTGGCTTTGTCAGCTGGATGCCAGGTTCGCACTCAGGAGGAAAGCGGGTATCTGAACTTTTCCAATAAGAATGCTCATTTTAGATGTTTTACTTAGAAGCATCTCCCCCATTTGCATTGACTGGCTGAGCATACCCATAGCATaaccatagggcagcgcacaattggcccagcatcgttagggtttggccggggtaggccgtcattgtaaataagaatttgttcttaactgacatgcctagttaaaggttaaattatatttattttttttattttattttttaaagcatACAACCTTTGTTCAGATTGTTAGCCGACACATTGAACCAATGCTAGAAAACGACCCATGGAAGGGGGGATAATGTCAGCTCCGGTCCATACAATCCTAACGCAATGTAAAATGTTTTGTACCTTGTCACACTGGATGGTGGTCTTGAAATGTGGCAGGCAGAGATTCACCACCATGGTCTTCACACTtgctgaaaaaaataataataaactaaAATCAATGTTAACTTCTACACTTTTCATTGCTCTCCTCATTAGGGTTACCAACTTACTCGGTGGAATTATGAAAATCCTTCAGACAACACTCTAAACCAGGCGTAGCAAAACAAGTGTCAACCCTACTGATCACATAGGGCAGCACGTCTGTGGGTGTATGACAGAGATGCTGAATAATTCCATTCAATTGCCTAGATCTTTATTGTCCCTTAAAAGGTCAATTCTTGTTCAGTGTAAAAAAAGACATACATCTACATATAGCAAATATTTCTTACAGTGACAAGGGGaagagtaaggccagtgtgttgTGAATCATAAACACACAATGAAGTTCTATACAGGCAGTAATAGCTACAGACTTAACGAAATTGTTTCTCTTCAGAATTGCAATAACCCTTGACCTCTCTCCACTGTGAGCGGTCAGATGACCTTGTCCTAGAAAGGGACACTTATTTAGTTTCACGTTAATTTACAACGATTGCCTACTTGATTCAAAGAAACAATATATTGGGAAGCAATATATAACTCATAGCACTACATCCAATAAATCGTAAGGAGGATGACACACTACATTACAATTGAACACAAAGAAAAAGGACATGGCAGTAAAGAAAAAAAATACGACTATGCCATTCAGTAGTCTATCTGGAGTTATACAGTCATGTTCAGTTAGCCTAGCTATTCCTCCACAACAcaacaagttagctagctagataacgctAGAGGCATATGCTAGCTACATAATAGCATTTGAACACATTATAGCCTATTCTACAAACAAACGGTCGACTAATGACAGTATTCTGTCATTTATGTTGGCCCTTTCATCTCTAAAGATAACCAACTAGCTAGGTAGTACTTCTTTGGTTGTTTCCTAGGCAGAGACCCGACGATGTGGTCTCTCTGGCTAACGTTAGTTGCTTAATTGCTAGCGaacgttcgctagctagctaggttttGTTTACAGAAACCGGTCTAACGTTAACTTCTTGCAAAAAGTTGTCTAGCAAGCTATCTGAGTTTACCGTGCTTCCTGCTAATGTTCTTGTAGAAGAGCTCACACGAACTGTCTGAAATATATGAAGATACAATCACTTGAGCTTTTCTCTGGAGGGACCACTTTTGCATGCATTTAACCAAAAcactgactactagctagctagctaatgtaagGAAAGAGAAGAGGGACAAATTTCACAGCGTCAACTGTTTTCACGATTGCTACTACCTTGTGACAGTTCTAATGAACTGGCTCTGAGTATAGCACTATGATGCCAAAAGCAGATAGGCCTACAATGTTAAAGCTGTTCTTACAGCTTCTCTGCTATGAATTAAAGTATTTTTCTTAATTCGAAATGGTTAATTGTTTCGATGTGGCAAGAGAGGTTTACATCAGAATAGCAGCAGTACCTTGACAGATTTATTAGATTATGGCacctaggggagagtggggtaagttgagccaccatTGTTTCTAGGAAATCAATCACAAAATTAATGATTTTAATAAATATTTAGGAAAAGGtaatcatttcatggagtctgtgaagtaAGAatccacatggaaaaagtggtaagcaaattaggtaaaaaaaaaaacagtaagTGTTTCCAAAAAAGTTCAAAGGGTTTGTTATttgttaagcctgtgttaaaagtTGCTTAAAAGTATTAAAAGGCAAAAAAGCATTGTGATTgcgttgaattgtgtttgggaaatggtTTTAAAAGGTAATGGTAATATTTCATTAAGTAAAAAAATGTGTAGGCAGCTTAATTTACTCTGTCCCATGGCTCAACTTAACCCATACCCGGGGTAAGTTATGCTAAGAAACCACTTTTGTATGGCTGTATGGTCAAAAAGGGTATGAAATTGTTGCCGCCGTAGCATTGAACGCCAgagagcatttggcctcccttgataaaaaacaatataaaataatagccaatcagctttgagctaaactgagtgagctcaactgggaagccagtttggatttggcttcacaccaatcacatcaaaagcaaaacgacaaaaaaaacttgaattgttgcatcttgttgtgtcgttgtcctctggtggctagctagctaaaatgggccctttcctaaattagccatggatggaaatagggatttggactagatgtagtaggctaatgttaaccaGCTGGCTTATCGTcacccatgaaaggaagttaggctagtgagcaagcattttaaccaggtagcctaggacaacaaaaacttaaAGCATGCATTATATGACagtcatagaccgtttcgtcaacatgaaagagtggaggatggcattggcatttctctacaagtagggtgagtcccAAAAAAATgatacttgcacacacacacacacacacacacacacacacacacacacacacacacacacacacacacacacacacacacacacacacacacacacacacacacacacacacacacacacacacacacacacacacacacacacacacacagagagagagagagaaatcagaaccatggacagccacatcatatttaggtTTGGTTGATTGGACCaaatcgtttttggtatcttttagttggcactgtattagactaagcaaaGGGGATTGGATGAtattgaaatggtgctggaatagtggaggcagctcctgttttctttgcgacttgcggtaactctccgtggttctaaatcaacagTTGTTTAGTACTCCGAAAATGtctgaaacattaacttgcttgaccatgctgtaggtcatgtaactgtttgttacatgcaatatggtttgtggacttcaccggacagatgttgctttcaggttttgtgatgaaacaaaggtgtggttgaatttattctgccactgtgtcttctcattgtctcggccttaggcctatatatcatggtggcaaggcatatgaactaacaggttatagagcaaacaacgcaattatcacaccacataggttgtaatatggctttttagGGTGGGGGGGAGCTTAGCTTCCctggtgattttacccacgcacagCTACTGCCCTTGACCGTGTCTCCCGACccatcctgtctcagcctccagtatttatgctgcagtagtttatgtgtcggggggctagggtcagtctgttatatctggagtatttctcctgtcttatccggtgtttatttatttattttatttaacctttatttaaccaggtaggcaaattgagaacacgttctcatttacaattgcgacctggccaagataaagcaaagcagttcaacacatacaacaacacatagttacacatggagtaaaacaaacatatagtcaatgatacagtgaaaaaaaataagtctatatacaatgtgagcaagtgaggtgagataagggaggtgaaggcaaacaaatatatgtataaataaatacaaatataaaaaggccatggtggcgaagtaaatacaacacagcaagtaaaataaaaactaaaaacactggaatggttggtttgcagtggaagaaagcgcaaagtagagacagaaataatggggtgcaaaggagcaaaataaataaataaatacagtaggtaaagaggtagttgtttgggctaaattatagatgggctatgtacaggtgcagtaatctatgagctgctctgacagctggtgcttaaagctagtgagggagataagtgtttccagtttcagagatttttgtagttcgttccagtcattggcagcagagaactggaaggagaggcggccaaaggaagaattggttttgggggtgaccagagagatacagtggggagaacaagtatttgatacactgccgattttgcaggttttcctacttacaaagcatgtagaggtctgtaatttttatcacaggtacacttcaactgtgagagacagaatctaaaacaaaaatccagaaaatcacattgtatgatttttaagtaattaatttgcattttattgcatgacataagtatttgatacatcagaaaagcagaacttaatatttggtacagaaacctttgtttgcaattacagagatcatacgtttcctgtagttcttgaccaggtttgcacacactgcagcagggattttggcccactcctccatacagaccttctccagatccttcaggtttcggggctgtcgctgggcaatacggactttcagctccctccaaagattttctattgggttcaggtctggagactggctaggccactccaggaccttgagatgcttcttacggagccactccttagttgccctggctgtgtgtttcgggtcgttgtcatgctggaagacccagccacgacctatcttcaatgctcttactgagggaaggaggttgttggccaagatctcgcgatgcatggccccatccatcctcccctcaatacggtgcagtcgtcctgtcccctttgcagaaaaacatccccaaagaatgatgtttccacctccaagcttcacggttaggatggtgttcttggggttgtactaatccttcttcttcctccaaacacggcgagtggagtttagaccaaaaagctctatttttgtctcatcagaccacatgaccttctccaattcctcctctggatcatccagatggtcattggcaaacttcagacgggcctggacatgcgctggcttgagcagggggaccttgcgtgcgctgcaggattttaatccatgacggcgtagtgtgttactaatggttttctttgagactgtggtcccagctctcttcaggtcattgaccaggtcctgccgtgtagttctgggctgatccctcaccttcctcatgatcattgatgccccacgaggtgagatcttgcatggagccccagaccgagggtgattgaccgtcatcttgaacttcttccattttctaataattgcgccaacagttgttgccttctcaccaagctgcttacctattgtcctgtagcccatcccagccttgtgcaggtctacaattttatccctgatgtccttacacagctctctggtcttggccattgtggagaggttggagtctgtttgattgagtgtgtggacaggtgtcttttatacaggtaacgagttcaaacaggtgcagttaatacaggtaatgagtggagaacaggagggcttcttaaagaaaaactaacaggtctgtgagagccggaattcttactggttggtaggtgatcaaatacttatgtcatgcaataaaatgcgaattaattacttaaaaatcatacaatgtgattttctggatttttgttttagattccgtctctcacagttgaagtgtacctatgataaaaattacagacctctacatgctttgtaagtaggaaaacctgcaaaatcggcagtgtatcaaatacttgttctccccactgtaaacctgctggagcgcgtgctacaggtaggtgtt
It encodes the following:
- the LOC139576449 gene encoding RING finger protein 37-like gives rise to the protein MQKWSLQRKAQVIVSSYISDSSCELFYKNISRKHASVKTMVVNLCLPHFKTTIQCDKLCADGYDVTNLLSADPAVRRRGFKLEYFLRPPVQVTLQFGFQVEVCRVDVELWPWGMDRGQACKRLEISTSSDPPLPHNHSLEQGQSQVQQGQEKGQQWDQAKAQFKGHQWSLQAQQWSQQGQEKSQQWAQRGQTQSHTDTSQGDFRLVGRCELREETHVSFSHPCFRPRPPFPSLPPPPREGCRQEELWSRGPLSLGSVKQLRVSVPYGAGASAMGLKALAVWGLPSRCCPPEEAERVRIAHENATLRPAPQLSHLASAQPSPVVQPQPLSQTTTATSLLQVPEDFLDPLTQEVMLLPMLLPSGVSVDSSTLEEYQRREATWGRVPNDPFTGVPFIPEAQALPNPHLKSRIDRFLLQTGLEVREGMVGRQVQGESPHTSRLIPPQRTGDSGDSAVTTAAAAIESANHQGALSRNSGTLTQTTQKRAESVNTERSHSTQHRGTGAFNNRVKNGNGKDRCAGKVGCKEGVVDRVSPQDGGPDLGSRRKRELEVWATLIRSKGKGEPPAAKAASASAGHAKELLPDSKRLRTDTNSTISTATVPSGSSHEHCSSASLDHEQRLSASLDQALLSALQGRPSFTSYTSQTPQVQHKHTDTPADTPTAFPISLLPPLLSPLPFLSLPGENRCGSCSCSLSVYSTSPSAYRLPCGHFLCRPCLHRKSRPLVTTAMPNHILCPTCNIPASSSNITRVHH